From Pyrenophora tritici-repentis strain M4 chromosome 1, whole genome shotgun sequence, the proteins below share one genomic window:
- a CDS encoding GlyA, Glycine-serine hydroxymethyltransferase — translation MANLRAACRTPLRQLTSRPTAAIPTNHSRLLQRQWRGYATSLDAQQKILSQDLEHADPTVYEIINREKNRQKHFINLIPSENFTSQAVLDALGSVMQNKYSEGYPGARYYGGNEHIDEAERLCQQRALKAFGLSPDEWGVNVQALSGSPANLYAYSAILNTHDRILSLDLPHGGHLSHGYQTPTKKISAVSKYFETLPYRLNEKTGIIDYEKMAELAHLYRPKVIVAGTSAYSRLIEYERMRKLADEVGAYLLSDMAHISGLVAAGVIPSPFPHSDIVTTTTHKSLRGPRGAMIFYRKGVRKVDKKGKQEMYDLEGPINASVFPGHQGGPHNHTITALAVALQQASSKEFKDYQQQVLENAKALAHRLGASKDSGGLGYNIVSGGTDNHLVLVDLKDRGVDGARVERILELVGVASNKNTVPGDKSAMKPGGLRLGTPAMTTRGFQADDFKRVADVVHRAVGITQKLDTDARKKAEDMGRKNPGSVAAFKEYVGEGEDITEIIELKKEVADWVSTFALPWDKAQ, via the exons ATGGCAAACCTCAGAGCAGCATGCAGAACGCCTTTGCGCCAGCTCACGTCGCGCCCAACAGCCGCAATTCCGACGAATCATTCAAGATTACTGCAGCGACAATGGCGGGGCTACGCAACAAGCTTGGATGCACAGCAAAAG ATCCTCTCCCAAGATCTCGAGCACGCCGATCCCACAGTTTACGAGATTATCAACAGG GAGAAGAACCGCCAGAAACACTTCATAAACCTAATTCCCTCTGAGAACTTCACCTCACAGGCCGTCCTCGATGCTCTCGGCAGTGTTATGCAAA ACAAGTATTCGGAAGGATATCCGGGCGCACGATACTACGGAGGAAATGAACACATTGACGAGGCAGAGCGACTGTGTCAGCAAAGAGCGCTCAAAGCGTTCGGCCTGAGTCCTGATGAGTGGGGTGTCAACGTCCAGG CTCTCTCAGGCTCGCCTGCAAACCTCTACGCTTACTCCGCCATTCTCAACACCCATGACCGAATTCTCAGTCTCGATCTGCCCCACGGCGGCCACTTGTCGCATGGCTACCAAACGCCCACTAAGAAGATCTCGGCCGTCTCCAAGTACTTTGAGACTCTCCCATACAGACTTAATGAGAAAACGGGCATCATTGACTACGAGAAGATGGCGGAATTGGCGCACCTGTACAGGCCCAAGGTCATTGTTGCGGGCACGTCAGCATACAGTCGCTTGATTGAGTACGAGAGGATGCGAAAGCTGGCAGATGAGGTTGGCGCATACCTTCTCTCAGATATGGCTCATATCTCTGGACTGGTCGCTGCTGGCGTCATCCCATCTCCGTTTCCCCACTCCGACATCGTGACCACAACCACCCACAAGTCGCTGCGCGGCCCGCGAGGCGCTATGATCTTCTATCGCAAGGGTGTTAGAAAGGTGGACAAGAAGGGTAAGCAGGAGATGTACGATCTAGAAGGTCCGATCAATGCCTCGGTGTTTCCAGGTCACCAGGGAGGGCCCCATAACCATACAATTACTGCTTTGGCCGTAGCCCTGCAACAAGCTTCGAGCAAAGAATTCAAGGACTACCAGCAGCAGGTTCTTGAAAATGCAAAGGCCCTTGCGCATCGTCTGGGCGCTTCAAAGGACAGCGGCGGCCTTGGCTACAATATCGTCTCCGGCGGCACCGACAACCACCTTGTTCTCGTTGACCTCAAAGACCGTGGTGTAGATGGCGCTCGAGTAGAGCGTATTCTGGAGCTTGTTGGCGTCGCTTCGAACAAGAACACTGTCCCTGGCGACAAGTCTGCCATGAAGCCCGGCGGTCTGCGCCTCGGTACCCCCGCCATGACAACCCGCGGCTTCCAGGCCGACGACTTCAAGCGGGTAGCTGATGTCGTACACCGAGCAGTCGGTATCACACAGAAGCTAGACACAGACGCAAGAAAGAAGGCAGAGGACATGGGCCGCAAGAACCCTGGCAGTGTAGCGGCTTTCAAGGAATACGTCGGTGAGGGTGAGGACATTACTGAAATCATCGAACTCAAGAAAGAAGTTGCGGATTGGGTATCTACATTTGCGCTGCCCTGGGACAAGGCGCAATGA
- a CDS encoding spindle assembly checkpoint component MAD1, translated as MPVRNTTKPSFNFLTGEEEPESPPPTVAAKREPLRETFRTTFRASQNAPHTVVPSDPINEDLRAQLNTVRYELETAKQEKEMMKLEHAQELRDAQNRADADFRKAQQVEASSTLTAKKHEALTKELAESQTRAANERQALERRLRESQERAQSLQEEYDEVKEELATSQRQNEHRFNTLQTEHQKLKDSMEEIQTDLQAKVNALQTAQKKLAQKEDEVGQMEAEILRLKAITGDAETLEVIKRELSDQVAHIKKLETLTREQNAELKQYRKQHKSIEVVEEEKRSLQNKLRMMDDVERQLGEAQLRNQVLEEERHSWTSYLEAEAETHGEIMFETPQDLARAFIQERIERTDLLNRLGEIKPELSVKEATIEALEEDKAKLQAEIQQLKTGGGSGVASGADAKVRARLERQKTLLTKEVEFLRAQVKAFDDEEREMQPDTFDAAKSERIRELEDLADQYRKEIDSLQQEFNSLEKPSGTVAGQKRPLETDQNEERIGELRRKNRQLQDDLSSLQKKMKLVESEYKAQHSQLKKLKESSRTRVLELKSNPTADAEALKLSTVRTLREANAQLLAQLQSTPSSTTPTVPLATLTAAQTELAELNQKFASTLKKIDRLKQIWTAKSLEFREAVASILGWKLDFMPNGRVKVTSMFKPADEEGENSIIFDGENGTMKVSGGEQSVFAGEIRDQIVYWVEGRKEIPCFLSALTLEFWERGVGGQTVMIG; from the coding sequence ATGCCGGTACGCAACACGACCAAGCCGTCCTTCAACTTCCTCACCGGTGAGGAAGAGCCCGAATCGCCGCCTCCCACTGTAGCTGCGAAACGAGAGCCTCTGCGCGAAACCTTCCGAACCACATTTCGTGCCTCACAGAATGCGCCGCACACGGTTGTGCCTTCGGACCCCATCAACGAGGACCTACGCGCGCAGCTTAATACCGTGCGATATGAGCTCGAGACGGCGAAACAGGAGAAGGAAATGATGAAGCTGGAGCATGCGCAGGAGCTCCGAGATGCACAGAACCGCGCCGATGCCGATTTTCGAAAGGCGCAGCAAGTCGAGGCTTCCAGCACTCTTACTGCGAAGAAGCACGAGGCGCTGACAAAGGAGCTGGCAGAGTCGCAAACACGGGCTGCAAACGAGCGACAGGCACTTGAGAGGCGGTTACGAGAAAGCCAAGAGCGGGCGCAATCGCTGCAGGAGGAGTATGATGAAGTCAAGGAAGAACTCGCGACGTCACAGAGGCAGAATGAGCATAGGTTCAACACGCTGCAGACGGAGCATCAGAAACTCAAGGACAGCATGGAGGAAATACAGACAGACTTGCAGGCCAAGGTCAACGCGCTGCAGACGGCACAAAAGAAGCTCGCGCAGAAAGAGGACGAGGTTGGTCAGATGGAGGCAGAGATATTGCGACTCAAGGCGATTACCGGAGATGCAGAGACACTGGAGGTCATCAAGAGGGAACTCTCGGACCAGGTAGCGCACATCAAGAAGCTGGAGACGTTGACGAGGGAGCAGAATGCAGAACTCAAGCAATACCGCAAGCAGCATAAGTCTATCGAGGTAGTCGAGGAGGAGAAACGGTCGCTACAGAACAAGTTGCGCATGATGGACGATGTAGAGCGCCAACTCGGAGAGGCACAGTTGAGGAACCAGGTTCTAGAAGAGGAGCGACACTCGTGGACATCATATCTGGAAGCCGAAGCCGAGACACATGGAGAGATCATGTTTGAGACACCCCAGGACCTCGCGCGTGCTTTCATTCAAGAACGTATAGAAAGGACCGACCTACTTAACAGACTGGGCGAGATCAAGCCAGAGCTCTCAGTCAAGGAGGCCACTATCGAAGCTCTGGAGGAAGACAAAGCCAAACTACAAGCCGAGATTCAGCAACTCAAGACGGGCGGAGGTTCTGGTGTAGCTAGCGGTGCCGACGCAAAGGTGCGAGCGCGTCTGGAACGACAGAAGACCTTGTTGACCAAAGAGGTCGAGTTTCTGCGTGCCCAAGTCAAAGCCTTTGACGATGAGGAGCGCGAGATGCAACCAGACACATTCGACGCAGCCAAATCCGAGCGGATACGGGAGCTAGAGGATCTCGCGGACCAATACCGCAAAGAGATTGATTCTCTACAACAGGAGTTTAACAGTCTCGAGAAGCCCTCCGGCACAGTAGCAGGTCAAAAGCGGCCCCTCGAAACCGACCAGAACGAAGAGCGCATCGGCGAACTACGACGCAAGAACCGCCAACTCCAAGACGACCTCTCATCCCTCCaaaagaagatgaagctCGTAGAATCCGAATACAAAGCCCAACACTCGCAGCTCAAAAAGCTCAAAGAATCCTCCCGCACACGCGTCCTAGAGCTGAAATCCAACCCCACGGCCGACGCCGAAGCCCTCAAACTAAGCACCGTCCGCACCCTCCGAGAAGCAAACGCCCAACTCCTCGCACAACTCCAATCCACCCCCTCCTCCACTACCCCGACCGTCCCCCTCGCCACCCTAACAGCCGCCCAAACCGAACTCGCCGAACTGAACCAAAAATTCGCCTCTACCCTCAAGAAGATCGATCGCCTAAAACAAATCTGGACGGCAAAATCTCTCGAGTTCCGCGAAGCCGTCGCCTCTATCCTCGGCTGGAAGCTTGACTTCATGCCAAACGGCCGCGTCAAAGTCACCAGCATGTTTAAACCTGCTGATGAGGAAGGCGAGAATAGTATCATCTTTGATGGCGAGAACGGCACCATGAAGGTCAGTGGAGGTGAACAGAGTGTTTTTGCGGGTGAGATTCGCGATCAGATTGTTTATTGGGTCGAGGGGAGGAAGGAGATTCCTTGTTTTTTGAGTGCGTTGACGTTGGAGTTTTGGGAGAGGGGGGTTGGGGGACAGACGGTTATGATAGGGTAG
- a CDS encoding O-Methyltransferase involved in polyketide biosynthesis: MASSNEIPNLRSLLGQRRGGSSRGNGRGRGGFGGSSEERAQILDNAVKGTDQDAAGSRVSCVELGYLHDPYAKLFATQQTTRKLPLLNRGTYVRTSAIDLLVTKFLVTNPDSPKQIISLGAGTDTRFFRLVDLYPQMRLIYHEIDFSTNTLAKIAAIQRQPQLYQKLQSAPSSSTSYHSETYNIHALDLRSLADPSNETPLPQLPNVDPSIPTLILSEMCLVYLQPPTVQSIMSSLLTHYLQPTTPASLILYEPILPQDAFGRTMISNLKSRNIHLHTLIAYPELGDQRARLRQYGLTAGAKVADTNTIWRGWINEEEKERIAGLEFLDELEELEMLLRHYCVAWGWRDGESDVFTKAWADVKE; the protein is encoded by the coding sequence ATGGCTTCTTCAAACGAAATCCCCAATTTGAGATCTCTTCTCGGTCAACGTCGTGGTGGGTCGTCACGAGGGAATGGACGTGGAAGAGGTGGATTTGGAGGTTCTAGCGAAGAACGGGCGCAAATACTGGATAATGCAGTCAAGGGTACAGATCAAGATGCGGCGGGGAGCAGGGTGAGCTGTGTAGAGCTCGGATATCTTCACGACCCATATGCGAAGCTGTTTGCGACACAGCAGACGACGAGGAAGTTGCCGTTGCTCAACAGAGGAACCTACGTTCGCACATCTGCTATCGATCTGCTGGTCACCAAGTTCCTGGTCACCAACCCCGACTCTCCCAAACAGATCATCTCACTTGGTGCCGGCACCGATACTCGCTTCTTCCGCCTCGTTGATTTATACCCTCAAATGCGCCTGATATACCATGAGATCGACTTTTCCACAAACACCCTAGCCAAGATAGCTGCCATACAGAGGCAGCCGCAACTGTACCAGAAGCTACAGAGTGCACCGTCGAGTTCGACGTCGTATCACTCCGAGACCTACAACATCCATGCGCTTGATCTGCGCTCTCTGGCCGATCCGTCGAACGAGACACCGCTGCCTCAGTTACCAAATGTAGACCCAAGCATACCCACATTGATCTTGTCGGAGATGTGTCTGGTGTACCTACAACCACCGACAGTGCAGTCAATAATGTCGTCACTCCTGACCCATTACCTACAACCTACAACGCCCGCTTCTCTCATACTCTACGAGCCCATCCTCCCCCAAGACGCCTTCGGTAGGACCATGATATCGAACCTCAAGTCCCGAAATATACACCTCCATACATTGATCGCATATCCTGAACTCGGCGACCAGCGGGCACGTCTACGGCAATACGGTTTGACGGCTGGGGCCAAGGTAGCCGACACGAACACGATTTGGCGGGGATGGATTAACGAGGAGGAAAAGGAGCGCATTGCTGGTTTGGAGTTCTTGGATGAGTTGGAGGAGCTGGAAATGCTTCTTCGACATTACTGTGTTGCTTGGGGTTGGAGAGACGGCGAAAGCGATGTCTTCACCAAGGCCTGGGCGGATGTAAAGGAGTAG
- a CDS encoding RNA-pol-Rpb5-C multi-domain protein, producing the protein MEGDRKYNPSLMRLWRVWKTTKEMMNDRGYMVLEEDMNMSLDQFARKYAREDGEPDRSRLNFSCQPSEEMLAKYTDAPTKKVPNPLPNIGTIWVEFNADENVGMKQLREYMAHLVNGSFHSGIMITVKPMTGMAIRLLRGATSLSDGPKGGVEVFIEQDLLVNITKHELVPKHVLLSDEEKQQLLQRYRLKQTQLPRIQSTDPVAKYLGLRRGSVVKIIRKSETAGRYASYRWVI; encoded by the exons ATGGAAGGCGACAGAAAGTACAACCCGAGTTTGATGCGTCTGTGGAGGGTATGGAAGACGACCAAAGAGATGATGAATGATCGG GGCTATATGGTGCTTGAAGAAGACATGAACATGTCACTTGACCAATTCGCGCGGAAATATGCGCGCGAAGACGGAGAGCCAGA CCGGTCGCGCCTCAACTTCTCCTGCCAGCCATCCGAAGAAATGCTTGCAAAGTACACCGATGCCCCGACCAAGAAGGTCCCCAACCCCCTGCCCAACATCGGCACTATATGGGTCGAGTTCAACGCCGACGAGAACGTAGGCATGAAGCAATTGCGCGAGTACATGGCGCATTTGGTCAACGGCTCCTTCCACTCGGGCATCATGATCACGGTGAAGCCCATGACAGGAATGGCCATTCGTCTCCTCCGCGGCGCTACGAGCCTCAGCGACGGACCCAAGGGCGGTGTCGAGGTTTTCATCGAGCAAGACCTTCTAGTCAACATCACAAAGCACGAGCTAGTTCCCAAGCACGTCCTTCTTAGTGACGAGGAGAAGCAGCAATTACTCCAGCGATACCGCCTCAAGCAGACACAGCTCCCACGAATCCAGTCCACGGACCCGGTAGCCAAGTACCTAGGTCTGAGGAGAGGCTCGGTTGTCAAGATTATCCGAAAGTCAGAGACGGCAGGTCGATACGCCAGTTACCGATGGGTCATATAG